From one Pan troglodytes isolate AG18354 chromosome 13, NHGRI_mPanTro3-v2.0_pri, whole genome shotgun sequence genomic stretch:
- the NIFK gene encoding MKI67 FHA domain-interacting nucleolar phosphoprotein, with protein sequence MPRPAPRHTPCPAPASPGNSCSNPAPDSWPSPPLATPRLALALRRAPVLPLLPPRGSWEPDVSGSAACLASAAFGMATFSGPAGPILSLNPQEDVEFQKEVAQVRKRITQRKKQEQLTPGVVYVRHLPNLLDETQIFSYFSQFGTVTRFRLSRSKRTGNSKGYAFVEFESKDVAKIVAETMNNYLFGERLLECHFMPPEKVHKELFKDWNIPFKQPSYPSVKRYNRNRTLTQKLRMEERFKKKERLLRKKLAKKGIDYDFPSLILQKTESISKTNRQTSTKGQVLRKKKKKVSGTLDTPEKTVDSQGPTPVCTPTFLERRKSQVAELNDDDKDDEIVFKQPIACVKEEIQETQTPTHSRKKRRRRSNQ encoded by the exons ATGCCCCGCCCCGCGCCTCGCCACACCCCGTGCCCCGCCCCCGCTTCTCCGGGCAACTCCTGCTCCAACCCCGCGCCCGACTCATGGCCCTCCCCGCCCCTCGCCACGCCTCGCCTCGCCTTAGCGCTTCGCCGCGCCCCTGTCTTGCCTCTACTTCCGCCTCGGGGGAGCTGGGAGCCCGACGTTTCCGGGAGCGCCGCGTGCTTAGCGTCGGCGGCTTTTGGCATGGCGACTTTTTCTGGCCCGGCTGGGCCAATCCTGTCGCTTAATCCGCAGGAAGATGTCGAGTTTCAAAAGGAGGTGGCGCAGGTTCGCAAGCGCATAACCCAG cgaaaaaaacaagaacaactcACTCCTGGAGTAGTCTATGTGCGCCACCTACCTAACCTACTTGACGAAACCCAGATCTTTTCATATTTCTCCCAGTTTGGCACTGTGACACGGTTCAGGCTGTCCAGAAGTAAAAGG ACTGGAAATAGCAAAGGCTATGCATTTGTGGAGTTTGAGTCTAAGGATGTTGCCAAAATAGTTGCTGAAACAATGAACAACTACCTGTTTGGTGAAAGACTCTTGGAGT gtCATTTTATGCCACCTGAAAAAGTACATAAAGAACTCTTTAAAGACTGGAATATTCCATTTAAGCAGCCATCATATCCATCAGTGAAACGGTATAATCGGAATCGGACACTAACACAAAAGCTACGGATGGAGGAgcgatttaaaaagaaagaaagattactCAGGAAGAAATTAGCTAAAAAAGGAATTGATTATGATTTTCCTTCTTTG attttacagAAAACGGAAAGTATTTCAAAAACTAATCGTCAGACGTCTACAAAAGGccag gttttacgtaagaagaagaaaaaagtttcagGTACTCTTGACACTCCTGAGAAGACTGTGGATAGCCAG GGCCCCACACCAGTTTGTACACCAACATTTTTGGAGAGGCGAAAATCTCAAGTGGCTGAACTGAATGATGATGATAAAGATGATGAAATAGTTTTCAAACAGCCCATAGCCTgtgtaaaagaagaaatacaagagACTCAAACACCTACACATTCACGGAAAAAAAGACGAAGAAGAAGCAATCAGTGA